A section of the Ruania halotolerans genome encodes:
- a CDS encoding WhiB family transcriptional regulator, which yields MSIRFDEEWTLRAACAARSPDELFVQGAAQREAREICFTCPVRLECLVDALDNRIQFGVWGGMTERERRALLRNEPDVDSWRIALGELDDEELDTFIGTRRSKARRWVASSGVS from the coding sequence ATGAGCATCAGGTTCGATGAGGAATGGACGCTCAGGGCGGCGTGCGCGGCACGATCGCCAGATGAACTGTTCGTGCAGGGGGCAGCACAGCGCGAAGCGCGCGAGATCTGCTTTACCTGCCCGGTGCGGTTGGAATGCCTGGTGGATGCGCTCGACAATCGGATCCAGTTCGGGGTGTGGGGAGGAATGACCGAACGCGAACGCCGGGCATTGCTGCGCAATGAGCCAGATGTGGACTCATGGCGGATCGCGCTGGGAGAGCTCGATGACGAGGAGCTGGACACGTTCATCGGGACGCGGCGGTCGAAGGCGCGCCGATGGGTGGCAAGTAGCGGCGTCTCGTAG
- a CDS encoding DUF4177 domain-containing protein → MTRWEYATVPLIIHATKQILDQWGEDGWELVQVVPGPDNNGLVAYLKRAKE, encoded by the coding sequence ATGACACGCTGGGAGTACGCGACCGTACCGCTGATCATCCATGCCACCAAGCAGATCCTCGACCAATGGGGTGAGGACGGCTGGGAACTCGTCCAGGTGGTGCCTGGCCCGGACAACAACGGGCTGGTTGCCTACCTGAAACGAGCGAAGGAGTGA